A region from the Candidatus Tenderia electrophaga genome encodes:
- a CDS encoding geranylgeranyl reductase, producing MEHYDVLIVGGGPAGSTCAKRLQAAGLDVLVLDKKHFPRDKVCAGWVTPAVIDALGFDCEDYRRGRVLQPFYGFRTGTIGGAQVTTDYDQVVSYGIRRCEFDHYLLERCGARLELGQPIKQIECANGRWQINARFSAPLLIGAGGHFCPVARALGTRLGSDEHVISAQEVEFEMTPAQAERCAVDAHRPELFFCNDLKGYGWAVRKQNVLNVGLGREDNHRLGQHVAAFRQFLIDSGRIPSDTPEKFHGHAYLLSRQKQPRPLATHHALLIGDACGLAYAQSGEGIRPAIESALLAADIIVGADGDYRRERLKEYEDKIVARFGQRQAGGDTLGWLPDGLRHLAARKLLGSAWFSRHVLIERWFLHTHQAALPAQLKIA from the coding sequence ATGGAGCATTATGATGTGCTGATTGTAGGCGGCGGACCGGCCGGCTCCACCTGCGCCAAACGCCTGCAGGCGGCGGGCCTGGACGTGCTGGTGCTGGACAAAAAACACTTCCCGCGCGACAAGGTGTGCGCCGGTTGGGTCACCCCGGCGGTGATCGACGCGCTGGGCTTCGACTGCGAGGATTATCGCCGGGGCCGCGTATTGCAGCCGTTCTACGGTTTCCGTACCGGCACCATTGGCGGTGCGCAGGTGACCACCGACTACGACCAAGTGGTGAGCTACGGCATCCGCCGCTGCGAGTTCGACCATTACCTATTGGAACGCTGCGGCGCCCGGCTGGAACTGGGCCAGCCCATCAAACAGATCGAGTGTGCAAACGGCCGCTGGCAAATCAATGCGCGCTTCAGCGCGCCCTTGTTGATCGGTGCCGGCGGTCATTTTTGCCCGGTGGCGCGGGCATTAGGCACCCGCCTGGGCAGCGACGAGCACGTCATTTCGGCCCAGGAGGTGGAGTTCGAAATGACACCGGCCCAGGCCGAGCGATGCGCTGTCGATGCCCATCGCCCCGAGCTGTTTTTTTGCAATGACCTGAAAGGCTATGGCTGGGCGGTGCGCAAACAAAATGTACTCAATGTGGGCCTGGGACGCGAGGACAATCATCGCCTCGGCCAGCACGTGGCGGCGTTTCGTCAGTTTCTAATCGATAGCGGCCGCATTCCCAGCGACACACCGGAGAAGTTCCACGGCCACGCCTATTTACTCTCCCGCCAGAAACAGCCGCGCCCCTTGGCGACCCACCACGCCCTGCTCATCGGCGATGCCTGCGGCCTGGCCTATGCGCAAAGCGGTGAAGGCATCCGACCGGCGATCGAATCGGCGCTGCTGGCGGCGGATATTATTGTCGGCGCCGACGGCGACTATCGCCGCGAACGGCTCAAGGAGTACGAAGACAAGATCGTCGCCCGCTTCGGCCAGCGCCAGGCCGGTGGCGACACCCTGGGCTGGCTGCCCGACGGATTGCGTCATCTGGCTGCGCGCAAACTGCTGGGCTCGGCCTGGTTCAGCCGCCACGTGCTGATCGAGCGGTGGTTTCTCCATACCCATCAAGCGGCGCTGCCGGCGCAGCTAAAGATCGCTTAA